The Flavobacteriaceae bacterium 3519-10 genome includes a window with the following:
- a CDS encoding Phytoene synthase — MNNLEIFDKVCGLSSKMVTERYSTSFARASTLFQPEIRQHIYNIYGFVRFADEIVDTFHGYDKAKLMAEFETSYRVALENGISLNPILHSFCRTQREKNIPQHLVDSFLHSMKMDLADIKDLTDEKYNEYIYGSAEVVGLMCLKVFLNGNVEEYEKLKPYAQSLGAAFQKINFLRDISADFNDLNRTYFPNVDFQKFSIADKKEIEEDIAADFAHAIKGIRMLPISSRIAVFMAYKYYNNLLKKIRKAQPAQLLNQRIRVSNARKVYLFGEMMINKNFNLV; from the coding sequence ATGAATAATTTAGAAATCTTCGACAAGGTGTGCGGGCTTTCATCGAAAATGGTGACGGAGAGATACAGCACGTCCTTTGCCCGTGCCTCTACCCTTTTTCAGCCGGAAATCCGCCAGCATATCTATAATATATACGGTTTTGTGCGGTTTGCAGATGAAATTGTGGATACCTTTCATGGGTACGACAAAGCCAAACTGATGGCCGAATTTGAGACCAGCTATCGCGTTGCTCTCGAAAACGGCATTTCACTTAACCCCATCCTGCATTCATTCTGCCGCACACAGCGCGAGAAAAATATTCCCCAGCACCTGGTAGATTCGTTTCTGCATTCAATGAAAATGGATTTGGCAGATATTAAAGATCTAACCGACGAAAAATATAACGAGTATATTTACGGTTCTGCAGAGGTGGTAGGTCTGATGTGTCTTAAAGTTTTCCTGAACGGCAATGTGGAAGAATATGAAAAACTGAAGCCATACGCACAGAGCCTCGGAGCGGCGTTTCAGAAGATTAATTTCCTGCGCGATATAAGTGCTGATTTTAATGACCTTAACCGTACCTATTTCCCGAACGTTGATTTCCAGAAATTCAGTATCGCGGATAAAAAAGAAATTGAAGAAGATATTGCAGCCGATTTCGCGCACGCGATAAAAGGCATCAGAATGTTGCCGATTTCAAGCAGGATCGCCGTTTTTATGGCGTACAAATATTATAATAACCTGCTTAAAAAAATAAGGAAGGCGCAACCGGCGCAATTGCTGAACCAACGGATCAGGGTTTCCAACGCACGGAAAGTTTACCTTTTCGGGGAAATGATGATCAATAAAAATTTTAATTTAGTGTAA